From Candoia aspera isolate rCanAsp1 chromosome 8, rCanAsp1.hap2, whole genome shotgun sequence, a single genomic window includes:
- the FIP1L1 gene encoding pre-mRNA 3'-end-processing factor FIP1 isoform X13 produces the protein MKKRSGSMAMKMKKKDQRKRLLVLLLSFLLKKMLIRAKVTEAEDDSDSDSDDDEDDVQVTIGDIKTGAPQYGYGAAPVNLNIKTGGRSYGSSGAKVKGVDLDAPGSINGVPLLEVDLDSFEDKPWRKPGADLSDYFNYGFNEDTWKAYCEKQKRIRMGLEILPVTSTTNKITAEDIAMEVTPGTEIPDGTYSLFKVQQGRTGNMEKEIPLPPTKAEFTSPPPLFKTGIPSNRRLSGTIDVIGQTITISRVEGRRRANENSNIQVLSERSSSDVDNSFSKPPPFFPPGAPPTHLPPPPFLPPPPSVSTAPPLIPPPGFPPPPGGPPPSLIPTIESGHSSGYDGRSARAFPYGGVTFPHLTGSAPSWTSLMDTSKQWDYYSRREKDRERERDRDRERDRDRDRERERTRDRERERDHSPTTSVFNSDEERYRYREYADRGYERHRTSREKEERHRERRHREKEETRHKSSRSNSRRRHDSEEGDSHRRHKHKKSKKSKEGKETGGGEPAPEQENTEAAPAE, from the exons ATGAAGAAGAGGAGTGGCTCTATGGCG atgaaaatgaagaagaaagacCAGAGGAAACGCCTGTTAG TGCTGCTTTTAagttttttgcttaaaaaaatgcTTATCAGGGCT AAAGTGACAGAGGCTGAAGATGACAGTGACAgtgacagtgatgatgatgaagatgatgttCAGGTCACTATTGGTGACATTAAAACAGGAGCACCGCAGTATGG GTATGGAGCAGCACCAGTGAATCTCAATATTAAAACAGGAGGACGATCTTACGGATCCTCTG GAGCAAAGGTGAAAGGAGTTGATCTTGATGCACCAGGAAGCATTAATGGTGTTCCGCTATTAGAAGTTGATTTGGATTCCTTTGAGGATAAACCTTGGAGAAAACCAG gtGCGGATCTCTCAGATTATTTCAATTATGGGTTTAACGAAGACACCTGGAAAGCATACTGTGAAAAACAAAAGCGGATACGAATGGGACTTGAAATTTTGCCTGTTACCTCAACTACAAATAAAATTACG GCCGAAGACATTGCTATGGAAGTAACGCCAGGGACAGAGATTCCAGATGGCACATACAGTCTTTTTAAG GTGCAGCAGGGCAGAACTGGAAACATGGAGAAAGAAATACCACTGCCACCAACCAAAGCTGAGTTTACATCTCCCCCACCCTTATTCAAGACAGGAATCCCATCAAACAG acggCTATCTGGGACAATAGATGTGATTGGGCAGACCATCACAATCAGCCGGGTAGAGGGAAGACGGCGTGCCAATGAGAATAGCAATATTCag GTTCTTTCTGAACGCTCCAGCAGTGATGTAGACAACAGTTTTTCCAAGCCGCCTCCgttttttcctccaggagctcctcccacccatcttcctccacctccaTTCCTTCCACCACCTCCATCAGTCAGTACTGCTCCTCCTCTAATTCCTCCTCCAG GCTTTCCTCCCCCACCTGGAGGACCACCGCCTTCCCTCATACCAACTATAGAAag TGGACATTCCTCTGGTTATGATGGCCGTTCTGCTCGTGCATTTCCATATGGTGGTG tcACCTTTCCGCACCTTACAGGTTCTGCCCCATCATGGACTAGTCTCATGGACACAAGCAAGCAGTGGGATTATTATTCCAGAAGAGAGAAAGACCGAGAGCGTGAAAGAGATCGAGACCGAGAACGGGATCGAGATCGTGACAGAGAGCGGGAGCGGACCCGAGACAGAGAGCGTGAACGGGATCACAGTCCAACTACGAGTGTGTTCAATAG TGATGAGGAACGATACCGATACCGAGAATATGCAGACAGAGGCTATGAGCGACACAGGACAAGTCGAGAGAAAGAAGAACGGCACCGAGAAAGGAGACACCGAGAGAAGGAAGAGACGAGACATAAATCTTCACGAAG TAACAGCAGGCGTCGCCATGATAGTGAAGAGGGAGACAGCCACAGGAGGCATAAACATAAAAAGTCAAAGAAgagcaaagaaggaaaagaaacaggtGGCGGTGAACCTGCCCCTGAACAGGAAAACACTGAAGCTGCCCCTGCAGAATAG